The Polaribacter sp. Q13 sequence TTCATTTTTTTCGGTTGTAAAACTCAAATTACTACTATAAAACAACAAACTATAAATAAGACTCCAATTAAGGAACATACCATACAATCTTTATTGTGGGTTCAAAATGCAGCAGAATACAAAGCGTTAACTTATCAAGCCTACAATTTAGCACAGCTTCGATTAGATGAAATTTTAGCTAATAATACATCTAAAAAACCAATTGCTATTGTTACCGATATAGACGAAACTCTTTTAGACAACAGTCCGTATTCTGGTAAACAAATTAAATTAGACGAAAATTATACTTCAGAAAGATGGGCAGAATGGGTTGCACAGAAAAAAGCAAATGCCATACCAGGAGCGCTCGCTTTTTTTAAGTACGCTAAGCGTAAAAATGTAACCGTATTTTACATTTCTAACAGATCTGCAGAACAAACAAAAGAGACTATTAAAAATCTACAATTAAAAGATTTTCCTTTTGCGGATGAAACTCACGTACTTTTAAAAACCAATAGTAGCGGAAAAGGTTCTAGAAGAAGTATTGTCAACAAAACCCATGAAATAGTATTACTTTTGGGTGATAATTTATCTGATTTTTCATCGATATTTGAAAATAGCACTACAACTCAAAGAAATAAAAATACAGATAGCTTACATACCTCTTTTGGTAATAAGTACATAGTATTACCAAACCCAATGTATGGAGACTGGGAAACAAAAGGTATTTATGAGGGAAAATATAATTGGACTAATGATCAAAAAGATTCTATTCGTCATAAAAAAATCACTTCTTATTAAGTAGATTTTTAGCTAACTTATAAAAAGTGATTTCTAACCCAAATTTAAAACCTTAATTCTCTGCGGCGTATCTATTAAAGAGACTTCTTTGAATTACTTTTTTTGCATCGCTTAAAAGTTTTTCAACTTCAGGGATTGATTTTTTTTGTATTTCTGCAATTTCCTCTATTTGTAACTTTTGATTGGTACATAAATAGAAAACAATTCGCATTTCCGCAGGCATATTGTGCACTACTAATTCTATATGTTCATTAACTTTATCTTCTCCTAATTTTTTATCTAATGTTTCAGCTAATGCTTTCTCATCATCTTCCACAAAAACATCCTCTAAACTATAATCGTTATGATTGTATGTAAAATCATCTAGTTCTTCAATCATTAATAAATCTCCTCCTCCATCAGTACTAAATTTCTCTTGCATTTCATCCCATTCTGGTTTGGTATAATCATCTATATTTTTAAAAAACAATTCATTAAACTCTTCTTCTACAATAACATCATCTAACAAATCATTTGTTTTTTTAAACAACCATACATAGAAATTGTCTTCATTTTCTACAGCTTCAATAGCATCATAAATAGCTATAAAGAGCTGGTCAATAATATCATCAGCTTTATATTTCTTTTTAGAAAAATGACCTGTTTTTATAGCAGCATTTAATCTTTTATTTACATATTTTCGAATTTCTGGCAATATTTTTAAGACCAAATTATTAAAGGAAGTCTGATCTTTTTCTTGTTTTAGCTTTAATAAAGTAGAAAAGGACTTTTGAACAAACAAGCGAAACTCATATTTATTTTCGTAATAAGAAATGTGCGTTTTCATAATAAAAGGCTTTAGAACTATGCTTAAAGTTGCAAAATTAAACACCAAAAAAGAATGATATAAATCAGTAAAAAAACAATTTAAACAATTAAAAATCTGACTTAAAATAGATGTTTATAATATAATAATAATTTGGTGCATCACAATCCATTTAATATCAGTAGTTTTGCACGCAATTTGAAAATAACGAAATGAAGCGTATAAAAGAATATAAAAAACTTTTTAAAGTAGAAGGATCTATTGATTTAAAGGATTTAAAAAAATCTTACAGAGGTTTAGTGAAAGAGTGGCACCCAGATAAATTTCAAGATCAAGAAAAAAAGGATGAAGCAGATGTAATGAGTACTCAAATTATTGATGGGTATCAT is a genomic window containing:
- a CDS encoding RNA polymerase sigma factor; this encodes MKTHISYYENKYEFRLFVQKSFSTLLKLKQEKDQTSFNNLVLKILPEIRKYVNKRLNAAIKTGHFSKKKYKADDIIDQLFIAIYDAIEAVENEDNFYVWLFKKTNDLLDDVIVEEEFNELFFKNIDDYTKPEWDEMQEKFSTDGGGDLLMIEELDDFTYNHNDYSLEDVFVEDDEKALAETLDKKLGEDKVNEHIELVVHNMPAEMRIVFYLCTNQKLQIEEIAEIQKKSIPEVEKLLSDAKKVIQRSLFNRYAAEN
- a CDS encoding 5'-nucleotidase, lipoprotein e(P4) family produces the protein MKNKIFFSLFTAFIFFGCKTQITTIKQQTINKTPIKEHTIQSLLWVQNAAEYKALTYQAYNLAQLRLDEILANNTSKKPIAIVTDIDETLLDNSPYSGKQIKLDENYTSERWAEWVAQKKANAIPGALAFFKYAKRKNVTVFYISNRSAEQTKETIKNLQLKDFPFADETHVLLKTNSSGKGSRRSIVNKTHEIVLLLGDNLSDFSSIFENSTTTQRNKNTDSLHTSFGNKYIVLPNPMYGDWETKGIYEGKYNWTNDQKDSIRHKKITSY